One genomic window of Prochlorococcus sp. MIT 0801 includes the following:
- a CDS encoding Re/Si-specific NAD(P)(+) transhydrogenase subunit alpha yields the protein MVSFLIPFESALGETRVSATPETVKKFLDLGCKVFFEKGAGKAAGFLDASYVDAGAELVEIDNDEVKKLVDIVLCVQPPNEKFLSHLKQGCFLVGLLNPYGNILLAETLKSKKITAIALELLPRISRAQSSDALSSQANIAGYKSVLLAASALDRYFPMLMTAAGTIQPSKIVVLGAGVAGLQAIATAKRLGAVVYVSDIREDVKEQVESLGARFIELPKIDETPSESGGYAKQVSDEFIIAQRKELAKQLSEADVAICTAQVPGKKAPKLIDENMLDEMRPGSVVVDLAVLSGGNCACSKSGETIVRKGVKIVGASNLPCSIPNHASSLYSRNLLSLLQPMFKEGKFLIDNDDELIAGSLISKDGVILKSEIIENGGTRS from the coding sequence TTGGTCAGTTTCTTAATTCCATTTGAATCAGCTTTAGGAGAAACACGCGTTTCAGCTACTCCAGAGACCGTTAAAAAGTTTTTGGACTTAGGCTGTAAAGTGTTTTTTGAAAAAGGAGCAGGAAAGGCTGCAGGCTTTTTGGATGCTAGTTATGTAGACGCTGGGGCTGAATTAGTTGAAATAGACAATGATGAAGTAAAAAAACTTGTTGATATTGTTCTCTGTGTGCAGCCTCCTAATGAAAAATTTCTTTCGCATTTAAAACAGGGATGTTTTCTTGTTGGTCTTCTTAACCCTTACGGAAATATATTGTTAGCCGAAACATTAAAATCCAAAAAAATTACTGCAATAGCATTGGAGTTGCTCCCTCGAATTAGCAGAGCTCAATCATCTGATGCGTTGTCTTCTCAGGCAAATATTGCTGGATATAAATCTGTACTTTTAGCTGCGAGTGCTCTTGACCGATATTTTCCAATGTTGATGACTGCTGCCGGTACTATTCAGCCTTCGAAAATTGTTGTTTTAGGTGCTGGTGTTGCAGGGCTTCAAGCTATTGCAACAGCAAAAAGACTTGGTGCTGTTGTTTATGTGAGTGATATTCGTGAGGATGTAAAGGAGCAAGTTGAATCACTAGGAGCAAGATTTATTGAACTTCCCAAGATTGACGAAACCCCATCAGAGTCAGGTGGATACGCAAAACAAGTCTCTGATGAATTTATAATCGCGCAAAGAAAAGAATTGGCAAAGCAATTATCTGAAGCTGATGTAGCAATTTGCACTGCTCAGGTGCCTGGTAAAAAAGCCCCCAAACTAATTGATGAAAATATGTTGGATGAAATGCGTCCTGGTTCGGTAGTGGTTGATCTTGCTGTGCTTAGTGGTGGTAATTGTGCATGTTCAAAATCAGGAGAAACTATTGTTAGAAAGGGGGTCAAGATTGTGGGTGCTTCTAATCTCCCTTGCTCAATACCAAATCATGCAAGTTCTTTATATTCGAGAAATTTATTGTCTCTTCTTCAGCCAATGTTTAAAGAGGGTAAGTTTTTAATTGATAACGATGATGAGCTTATTGCTGGTTCTTTGATTAGTAAGGATGGAGTAATACTCAAATCAGAGATTATTGAGAATGGAGGAACTAGGTCATGA
- the trxB gene encoding thioredoxin-disulfide reductase has product MPAEKKELKTENLVIIGSGPAGYTAAIYAARANLQPLIVTGFEKGGIPGGQLMTTTFVENFPGFPNGVQGPELMDLIKAQAVRWGTNLIEEDAISIDLSKRPFSIVTTTQKIKTNSLIISTGASANRLGLKNEKLFWSKGISACAICDGATPQFRNEELAVIGGGDSACEEAEYLTKYGSHVHLLVRSRKLRASAAMADRVEANPNITIHWETELLDVIGNDWLEKLKVKRRDSNQEDEILAKGLFYAIGHTPNTSLFTNQLRTDSKGYLLTKPGRPETSLEGVYAAGDVADSEWRQGVTAAGSGCKAALAAERWLTKNNLATLIKRVELEPSKAETTKTLEISNEVNFDPDKTWQKGSYALRKLYHETEKPLFVVYTSSSCGPCHILKPQLHRVLNESKGNAIGVEIDIENDQDIAKQAEVSGTPTVQLFKNKELKKQWKGVKARSEYKAALDELIN; this is encoded by the coding sequence ATGCCAGCCGAGAAAAAAGAATTAAAAACTGAGAATTTAGTAATTATAGGTTCAGGACCCGCTGGGTATACAGCTGCCATCTATGCGGCTAGAGCGAATCTACAACCACTTATTGTTACTGGGTTTGAGAAAGGTGGAATCCCAGGTGGTCAATTAATGACAACAACATTTGTAGAGAATTTCCCAGGCTTTCCAAATGGAGTTCAAGGCCCAGAATTGATGGATTTAATAAAAGCACAAGCTGTGAGATGGGGAACAAATCTAATTGAAGAAGATGCCATATCAATTGACCTAAGCAAAAGACCCTTTTCTATTGTTACTACTACCCAAAAAATCAAAACAAACTCCTTAATTATTTCCACCGGAGCAAGCGCCAATCGTCTAGGTCTTAAAAATGAAAAATTATTCTGGAGTAAAGGTATTAGTGCCTGTGCAATTTGCGATGGAGCAACCCCTCAATTTAGAAACGAAGAACTTGCCGTAATTGGAGGAGGGGACTCGGCTTGTGAAGAAGCCGAATATTTAACAAAATATGGAAGCCATGTACATTTGTTAGTCAGATCAAGAAAACTAAGGGCTTCTGCTGCAATGGCCGATCGAGTAGAAGCAAATCCCAACATTACGATTCATTGGGAGACAGAGCTTTTAGATGTTATCGGTAATGATTGGCTGGAGAAATTAAAAGTTAAACGAAGAGACTCTAACCAAGAAGATGAAATTTTAGCTAAGGGACTTTTTTATGCAATTGGCCATACTCCCAACACCTCTTTATTTACCAACCAGTTAAGAACAGACTCAAAAGGTTACTTACTAACAAAACCTGGAAGACCTGAAACCTCATTAGAAGGTGTTTATGCCGCTGGAGATGTTGCTGATTCTGAATGGCGACAAGGTGTTACTGCGGCAGGCAGCGGTTGCAAAGCAGCTTTAGCTGCTGAAAGATGGCTCACAAAAAACAACTTAGCAACACTTATAAAAAGAGTTGAATTAGAGCCCTCAAAAGCTGAGACAACAAAAACTTTAGAAATTAGTAACGAGGTAAATTTTGACCCCGACAAGACATGGCAAAAGGGAAGTTATGCATTAAGAAAGTTGTATCACGAGACAGAAAAACCTCTCTTCGTAGTTTATACATCCAGCAGTTGTGGCCCTTGTCACATTCTCAAGCCCCAACTTCATAGAGTTCTTAACGAGTCAAAAGGGAACGCTATAGGTGTTGAAATTGATATTGAAAATGACCAAGATATTGCCAAACAAGCGGAAGTAAGCGGGACTCCAACGGTTCAACTTTTTAAAAATAAGGAATTAAAAAAACAATGGAAAGGCGTTAAAGCAAGAAGTGAATATAAAGCCGCATTAGATGAACTAATTAATTAG
- the infA gene encoding translation initiation factor IF-1 produces MIETSGVIEKEQGNGFYLVTLEQPAGHQCLCRAAGKLTKFRIKLLAGDKVLVEISPYDLTRGRITYRERNIGPGGGRQGGNRPGGPRKR; encoded by the coding sequence ATGATTGAAACATCCGGCGTTATTGAAAAAGAACAAGGCAATGGATTTTATCTTGTAACTCTTGAACAGCCCGCTGGACATCAATGCTTATGTAGGGCAGCAGGAAAATTAACAAAATTCAGAATAAAATTGCTTGCAGGAGATAAAGTTCTTGTTGAAATCAGTCCCTATGATTTAACACGTGGACGTATTACATATAGAGAAAGAAACATAGGCCCTGGAGGAGGAAGGCAAGGTGGCAATAGACCAGGAGGGCCACGAAAAAGATAG
- a CDS encoding NAD(P)H-binding protein, with protein MQVLVIGGTGTLGRQIAKNAIDAGHKVRCMVRKPKAASFLQEWGCELTRGNLINKEDIEYALDGVDAVIDAATSRPDDPRSVYETDWDGKLNLFNACEEKNVKRVVFLSLLAAEKYREIPLMDIKYCTEELLVSSSLDYTILQGVAFMQGAIGQFAIPILNNEPVWISGNPTDIAYMNTQDIARFAVAALDRPQTIKGRFPIVGPKAWSAKGLVDLCEKFSEKKARVLKVSPTIISIAQSVVSFFEPTLNVAERLSFSELSGSGGKLDAPMEDTYTAFGLNQADTTTMEGYIKEYYGVILKRLKDIGVDLDIEEKKKFPI; from the coding sequence ATGCAAGTTCTGGTGATTGGTGGCACAGGAACTCTTGGTCGCCAAATAGCCAAAAACGCCATAGATGCAGGGCATAAAGTGCGCTGTATGGTTAGAAAACCAAAAGCTGCTTCATTTCTTCAAGAGTGGGGATGCGAATTGACTCGTGGAAATTTAATAAATAAAGAAGATATTGAGTATGCACTTGATGGCGTTGATGCTGTTATTGATGCAGCAACCAGTAGACCTGATGATCCACGCAGCGTCTACGAAACGGATTGGGATGGAAAATTAAATCTATTTAATGCTTGCGAAGAAAAAAATGTAAAAAGAGTAGTCTTCTTATCATTGCTAGCAGCGGAGAAGTATAGAGAAATTCCATTAATGGATATCAAATACTGTACTGAAGAATTGCTGGTAAGTTCCTCCTTGGATTACACCATTCTTCAAGGTGTTGCTTTCATGCAAGGAGCCATAGGTCAATTTGCTATTCCCATATTAAATAATGAACCAGTTTGGATAAGTGGAAATCCTACTGATATTGCTTATATGAATACGCAGGATATTGCTCGATTTGCTGTTGCAGCCTTAGATAGGCCTCAAACCATAAAAGGAAGATTTCCAATAGTTGGACCGAAAGCATGGAGTGCTAAAGGATTAGTTGATTTATGCGAAAAGTTCAGTGAAAAAAAAGCAAGAGTATTAAAAGTTTCCCCAACAATAATTTCTATTGCTCAGTCAGTTGTATCGTTTTTCGAACCAACATTGAATGTTGCAGAGAGGCTCTCTTTCTCTGAATTGAGCGGCAGTGGAGGGAAGTTGGATGCTCCGATGGAAGATACTTATACAGCTTTTGGGTTGAATCAAGCTGATACAACAACAATGGAAGGTTATATAAAAGAGTATTACGGAGTCATATTGAAAAGGCTTAAAGATATAGGAGTTGATCTTGATATTGAAGAAAAAAAGAAATTCCCAATTTAA
- the petM gene encoding cytochrome b6-f complex subunit PetM codes for MASEIFGIAAVFWVLIPVGLLGGVLLLKLQGD; via the coding sequence ATGGCATCAGAAATTTTTGGAATCGCTGCAGTCTTTTGGGTTTTGATACCCGTTGGGCTTTTAGGAGGAGTCCTTCTCTTGAAACTTCAAGGTGATTAA
- a CDS encoding alpha/beta fold hydrolase, whose translation MQQNILNKESLMGSPDWGESKYWSYKDLRVHFRETGKESDPPIVLVHGFGASCDHWRNNAEIFASEGFRVFGIDLIGFGKSEQNLPRKINHLDNQFWANQLASFLDEIVDIQKNGKVILIGNSLGALTAITILSNRPELIKTIIAAPLPEPVFVNPIKFYFPNWLLKVKSFLIKIVFHLFPLKALVNLISKTKLITFALQSAYFRTISNDTALKRIVTVPARRVNASKALRAMCIGMSNRPNSAKGPSIIDKIQNLPNRPPILLIWGKQDKLIPIFLAKKLIKLHPWIKLTVINESGHCPHDELPEHFNQIVMRWLKSLKTSK comes from the coding sequence ATGCAGCAAAATATTCTTAATAAAGAGTCTTTAATGGGATCTCCAGATTGGGGTGAGTCTAAATATTGGAGCTACAAAGATCTTAGGGTTCACTTCAGAGAGACTGGAAAGGAATCTGATCCTCCCATAGTTTTAGTTCATGGGTTTGGAGCTAGCTGTGATCACTGGAGAAATAATGCAGAAATATTTGCATCAGAAGGTTTTAGGGTCTTCGGAATAGATTTAATTGGTTTTGGGAAATCAGAGCAAAATCTTCCAAGAAAAATAAATCATTTAGATAATCAATTTTGGGCAAATCAATTAGCTTCTTTTCTTGATGAAATTGTAGACATTCAAAAGAACGGAAAGGTTATATTGATTGGAAATTCATTGGGAGCTTTAACAGCAATAACAATTCTCTCTAACAGACCAGAGTTAATAAAAACAATAATTGCAGCACCACTACCAGAGCCAGTTTTTGTTAATCCAATTAAATTTTATTTTCCAAATTGGCTTTTAAAAGTTAAAAGTTTTTTGATAAAGATTGTATTTCATTTATTTCCACTTAAAGCCTTAGTAAATTTAATATCAAAAACAAAATTAATTACTTTTGCTCTTCAAAGCGCCTATTTTCGCACAATTTCAAATGACACTGCACTAAAAAGGATAGTTACAGTCCCTGCCAGGAGAGTCAATGCCTCCAAAGCTCTTAGAGCTATGTGCATAGGAATGAGCAATAGACCAAATTCTGCAAAAGGTCCGTCTATTATTGACAAAATTCAAAACCTACCAAATCGTCCACCAATTTTATTAATTTGGGGCAAACAGGATAAATTGATACCTATATTTTTAGCAAAAAAACTAATAAAGCTCCATCCTTGGATTAAATTAACGGTAATTAATGAATCAGGCCATTGTCCCCACGATGAATTACCGGAACATTTCAATCAAATTGTTATGAGATGGCTTAAGAGCTTAAAAACTTCTAAGTAA
- the ilvN gene encoding acetolactate synthase small subunit → MKHTLSVLVEDESGALSRIAGLFARRGFNIDSLAVGPAEAKGISRLTMVVQGDESTLQQMTKQLNKLINVLEVLDLTTLPAVERELMLLKVSASSQNRGKILDLVQVFRAKVVDVSDSALTLEVVGDPGKLVALENLLKPYGILEIARTGKVALKRASGVNTEMLKS, encoded by the coding sequence ATGAAGCACACACTTTCAGTTTTAGTTGAGGATGAGTCTGGAGCATTAAGCAGGATTGCAGGCCTTTTTGCACGTAGAGGATTTAATATTGACAGCCTTGCTGTTGGTCCTGCAGAAGCCAAAGGGATATCTAGATTAACAATGGTCGTTCAAGGTGACGAATCGACGCTTCAACAAATGACCAAACAACTCAACAAATTAATAAATGTTTTAGAAGTTCTCGATTTAACAACTTTACCTGCTGTAGAAAGAGAGTTAATGCTCTTGAAAGTCTCGGCATCATCTCAAAACAGAGGAAAAATATTAGATCTTGTTCAAGTCTTTAGAGCAAAAGTTGTAGATGTTTCGGATAGTGCTCTGACACTTGAAGTTGTTGGAGATCCAGGCAAACTTGTTGCTCTAGAAAATTTATTGAAGCCTTATGGAATTTTAGAAATCGCGAGAACAGGTAAAGTTGCTCTTAAGAGGGCCTCAGGTGTAAACACAGAAATGTTAAAAAGCTAA
- a CDS encoding peptidylprolyl isomerase, whose protein sequence is MKEFKNKIIRLSNNSILTYKIFQPVYIFLVVNLFLISGCSSINKSEDINICSKTKLPCIDSNEYVLLITNKGKITLELYGKSAPITVGNFIDFVEKGAYNKTIFNRVINQPYPFIVRGGDNTSIGNQNKFIDTKTGRKRYIPLEIKLKTKNLPIYGKEIDAPSQINNIELKHKRSYLSMARSKSVNSANLQFYILLKSLPELDGRYAVFGKVINGMNVVDIIQEEDFIIEAKRVEP, encoded by the coding sequence TTGAAGGAATTTAAAAACAAAATTATAAGACTTTCAAATAATTCAATTTTAACTTATAAGATTTTTCAACCAGTTTATATCTTTCTAGTTGTCAATTTATTTTTAATATCAGGATGTTCAAGTATAAATAAAAGTGAAGATATAAATATATGTTCTAAGACAAAACTCCCATGCATAGATTCAAATGAATATGTTTTATTAATTACTAATAAAGGAAAGATAACGCTAGAACTATATGGAAAATCTGCTCCAATAACCGTTGGAAACTTTATAGATTTTGTAGAAAAAGGTGCCTATAATAAAACAATTTTTAATAGGGTTATTAACCAACCTTACCCTTTTATCGTAAGAGGCGGAGACAATACTTCAATAGGAAATCAAAATAAGTTTATAGATACTAAAACAGGAAGGAAAAGATATATTCCCTTGGAAATAAAACTAAAGACGAAAAATTTACCAATATATGGAAAAGAAATTGATGCGCCTAGTCAAATAAATAATATTGAACTTAAGCATAAAAGATCATATTTATCTATGGCGAGGTCTAAATCAGTAAATTCAGCAAATTTGCAGTTTTATATTTTACTAAAGTCTTTACCTGAACTTGATGGAAGGTATGCTGTCTTTGGAAAAGTGATTAATGGTATGAATGTAGTTGATATAATTCAAGAAGAAGATTTTATAATTGAAGCTAAAAGAGTTGAACCTTGA
- a CDS encoding photosystem I assembly protein Ycf4, whose translation MVLEQKIKGSRKVSNYLVASMLTIGGVGFLLASFSSYFGRDFLPLGNPSTLIFVPQGLVMGLYGVAAFLLAIYFWRLISIDYGSGINRFDKNKGVLSLSRRGLLRNIEIEIPIDEIKAVKLEVREGFNPLRRVSLRIKGRKDLPISRVGSPKPLLDLENEGAEIARFLEVNLEGI comes from the coding sequence TTGGTTCTGGAACAGAAAATTAAAGGTTCGCGTAAGGTTTCGAACTATCTTGTTGCTTCGATGCTAACTATCGGCGGGGTTGGTTTTTTGTTGGCTTCATTCTCTAGTTATTTTGGAAGAGACTTTTTACCACTAGGAAATCCTTCTACCCTGATTTTTGTTCCTCAAGGATTGGTTATGGGTCTTTATGGTGTAGCGGCTTTCTTATTGGCTATTTATTTTTGGAGACTTATAAGCATCGATTATGGTTCTGGCATAAATAGATTTGATAAAAATAAAGGAGTTTTATCTTTGTCTCGGAGAGGTTTATTAAGGAATATCGAAATAGAAATCCCCATTGATGAGATTAAAGCTGTGAAATTAGAGGTAAGAGAAGGTTTTAATCCACTTAGGAGAGTATCTTTGAGAATTAAAGGTAGGAAGGATTTACCAATATCCAGAGTTGGATCTCCTAAACCATTATTAGATTTAGAGAATGAGGGTGCTGAAATTGCGAGGTTTTTAGAGGTTAATCTTGAAGGAATTTAA